In Cloacibacillus sp. An23, the following are encoded in one genomic region:
- a CDS encoding septum formation initiator: MNPPKLRWVAFGAAVTFLVAVLLTSFFKELEKIDVLASTLDKRMEELVAEERRTQKLKQDIRYYSTPEGIERLAVEQFNLVRSGDRIYKIDVTSQDKLQ; this comes from the coding sequence ATGAACCCTCCGAAGCTGCGCTGGGTCGCATTCGGCGCGGCGGTGACGTTCCTCGTCGCCGTGCTGCTCACGTCCTTCTTCAAAGAGCTTGAGAAGATAGACGTGCTCGCCTCGACCCTGGACAAGCGCATGGAGGAGCTCGTCGCCGAGGAACGGCGCACGCAGAAGCTCAAGCAGGACATACGCTACTACAGCACGCCGGAAGGCATAGAGCGGCTCGCGGTCGAGCAGTTCAATCTGGTCCGCTCCGGCGACAGGATATATAAGATCGATGTCACGTCGCAGGATAAATTGCAATAG
- the ssb gene encoding single-stranded DNA-binding protein: MSRGYNRVVLMGNLARDPDVRFTPTKQKVARITVAIGRQWKNKVTGELQSHTDFVPVAVWGAQADVCERYLRKGRPVLVEGRISVRDFDDIKTGQRRWVTEVVADNIVLLSSGRRDDDQGGYQQQSYGGGQQQYQRAPQSDAMPAPDMGSLRNEAGFEDEFPLDFSELNGPDSSGDVEIPF, encoded by the coding sequence ATGTCTAGGGGATACAACAGAGTCGTGCTGATGGGCAACCTGGCGCGCGACCCCGACGTGAGATTTACGCCGACCAAGCAAAAGGTTGCGCGCATCACTGTAGCGATAGGACGCCAGTGGAAGAATAAAGTCACGGGCGAGCTTCAGAGCCATACGGATTTCGTTCCCGTGGCCGTCTGGGGGGCGCAGGCGGACGTCTGCGAGCGCTACCTCAGAAAAGGCCGTCCGGTTCTCGTCGAGGGACGCATTTCGGTTCGCGATTTCGACGACATAAAGACCGGCCAGCGCCGTTGGGTCACGGAAGTAGTAGCCGACAACATCGTCCTGCTCAGCTCGGGCCGCAGGGACGACGACCAGGGCGGCTACCAGCAGCAGAGCTACGGAGGCGGGCAGCAGCAGTACCAGCGCGCTCCCCAGTCCGACGCGATGCCGGCTCCCGACATGGGCAGCCTGAGGAACGAGGCCGGCTTTGAAGACGAATTCCCGCTTGACTTCTCGGAGCTTAACGGGCCGGATTCATCCGGAGATGTGGAGATACCGTTCTAG
- the rpsF gene encoding 30S ribosomal protein S6, with protein MFPCLFRREEARVHREEVKYVRSYEMVVIFKADIEDHKTVSDEIAEIVRGLGAEVEKVDLWGKKRFAYPIEKELEGFYTLYTFKLDPAQVKEMERLLSLRQSVVRHMVVNLEEK; from the coding sequence GTGTTTCCCTGCCTCTTCCGCAGAGAAGAGGCCAGAGTCCATAGGGAGGAGGTGAAGTACGTGCGGTCTTACGAAATGGTAGTAATATTCAAGGCTGATATCGAGGATCACAAGACAGTGTCCGACGAGATAGCTGAGATCGTGCGCGGACTGGGAGCTGAGGTTGAAAAGGTCGACCTCTGGGGCAAGAAGCGTTTTGCCTACCCCATCGAAAAAGAACTGGAGGGGTTCTACACTCTCTACACGTTCAAGCTCGACCCCGCTCAGGTTAAGGAAATGGAACGTCTCCTTAGCCTCAGGCAGTCCGTTGTGCGCCACATGGTCGTCAACCTGGAGGAGAAGTAA